The proteins below are encoded in one region of Sulfurospirillum tamanense:
- a CDS encoding sodium ion-translocating decarboxylase subunit beta translates to MKLILKTLVLFVALALVPLSASAVQAPAAPQEVKEYHSKDIGALFKSFYESTGIYAFLNPQEGLTDSTGHELSVFTQTWGRVIMIVISFILFYLAIAKKFEPLLLLPIGFGGFLANVPIAEIAGPNGFLGIIYDAGIANGLFPLLIFMGVGAMTDFGPLLSNPKTALLGAAAQIGIFGALVGAVALSQYTSVVNFSLQDAAAIGIIGGADGPTAIFITSRLAPDLLGAVAVAAYSYMALVPVIQPPIMRALTTKAERKIKMVQLRQVSRLEKIIFPISIVLLSLLILPDATPLIGALAFGNLVKESGVVQRLSDTLQNALINIVTIFIGLAVGSKLDADKFLAPETLGILILGLIAFAIGTASGVLMAKAMNLFTKEKINPLIGAAGVSAVPMAARVANKEGMKEDPSNILLMHAMGPNVSGVIGSAVAAGVLLSIFK, encoded by the coding sequence ATGAAGCTGATATTAAAAACACTTGTATTGTTTGTTGCGTTGGCATTGGTGCCTTTGTCTGCTAGCGCAGTCCAAGCACCCGCAGCACCACAAGAAGTCAAAGAGTACCACTCTAAAGATATCGGAGCACTTTTTAAAAGTTTCTACGAGTCTACGGGGATATATGCCTTTTTAAATCCCCAAGAGGGGCTTACGGATTCGACGGGACATGAGTTGAGTGTTTTTACTCAGACGTGGGGCCGTGTTATTATGATTGTCATTTCGTTCATTCTTTTTTACTTGGCTATTGCTAAAAAGTTTGAACCTCTTTTATTGCTTCCTATTGGTTTTGGAGGCTTTTTGGCCAATGTGCCCATTGCTGAAATTGCGGGACCAAATGGCTTTTTAGGCATTATTTATGATGCAGGTATTGCCAATGGCTTATTTCCTTTGCTGATTTTTATGGGCGTGGGCGCCATGACGGATTTTGGTCCTTTGCTGTCTAATCCTAAAACTGCTCTTTTGGGCGCAGCGGCTCAAATTGGTATTTTTGGGGCACTAGTTGGTGCTGTGGCCTTAAGCCAATATACCTCTGTAGTTAACTTTTCCCTTCAAGATGCCGCTGCTATTGGTATTATCGGAGGGGCAGATGGTCCTACGGCTATTTTCATTACCTCTAGGCTTGCCCCAGACCTTTTGGGGGCAGTGGCAGTGGCGGCGTATTCGTATATGGCCCTTGTCCCTGTGATTCAGCCGCCTATTATGCGGGCACTCACCACCAAGGCAGAACGAAAGATTAAAATGGTGCAATTGCGTCAAGTGTCACGTTTGGAAAAGATTATCTTTCCCATTAGTATCGTTTTGCTTTCTTTGCTTATTTTGCCCGATGCGACCCCACTCATTGGGGCTCTTGCTTTTGGTAATCTTGTCAAAGAATCAGGCGTTGTGCAGCGTTTGTCAGACACCTTGCAAAACGCATTGATTAACATTGTTACTATTTTCATTGGATTGGCGGTGGGGTCAAAGCTTGATGCAGATAAGTTTTTGGCGCCCGAAACCTTAGGCATTTTAATTTTAGGCCTCATTGCATTTGCTATTGGTACTGCATCAGGGGTCTTGATGGCTAAGGCGATGAATCTGTTTACAAAAGAGAAAATTAATCCACTTATTGGAGCTGCGGGAGTAAGTGCTGTGCCCATGGCGGCGCGGGTGGCTAATAAAGAGGGCATGAAGGAAGACCCAAGCAACATACTTCTTATGCATGCTATGGGTCCAAATGTTTCGGGTGTTATTGGTTCGGCGGTCGCAGCGGGCGTACTGTTGTCTATTTTTAAATAA
- a CDS encoding biotin/lipoyl-containing protein: MAKKFIDIMDTTFRDGFQSVYGGRVLMGDFMPAVAAAREAGITHFEFGGGARFQSLFFYLNENAFDMMDKFREVAGKDANLQTLARGVNTVTLDTGSREIVDLHAKLFKKHGTTTVRNFDALNDVENLKYSGERISHYGLKHEVVVTLMDLPPGCVGAHDVAFYEKTLREILDAGIPYDSICFKDASGTSSPQKVYETIKMAKKLLPESVHVRLHTHETAGVSVACYLAALEAGVDGIDLAAAPVSGGTSQPDILTMLHAVKGKPYDLGGLELEKILTYEEVLQECLKEYFMPPEAVQVSPLIPFSPMPGGALTANTQMMRDNNILHKFPEVIKAMREVVEKGGYGTSVTPVSQFYFQQAFNNVMFGPWTKIADGYGKMVLGYFGKTPVAPDASVVDLAAKQLKLEPTTEHAIDLADKDETKSLAHTRAILEKEGLEATEENLFIAAACKEKGIAYLKGEAKVNVRKNSAPAPVSVTPTAPQETNQEPCAYTVVVNGKTYAVQVAEGADVAITAVAPVATTQATSSAQVASAPSSGATVCASLPGSVFKLLVKEGQSVAEGEVLIVLEAMKMEIEIPSPCAGIVSQVKVSEGQSVENGQILIVL; the protein is encoded by the coding sequence ATGGCAAAAAAATTCATCGATATTATGGACACAACATTCCGAGACGGATTCCAATCTGTTTACGGTGGCAGGGTTCTTATGGGAGATTTCATGCCTGCAGTTGCTGCAGCAAGAGAAGCAGGAATCACACACTTTGAGTTTGGCGGCGGCGCAAGGTTCCAAAGCCTATTTTTCTATCTCAATGAAAATGCGTTTGATATGATGGATAAATTCCGCGAAGTAGCTGGAAAAGATGCCAACCTTCAAACCCTAGCGCGCGGTGTAAATACCGTGACACTAGACACAGGAAGCCGTGAAATTGTTGATTTGCACGCAAAATTATTTAAAAAACACGGCACAACTACCGTGCGTAATTTTGATGCACTAAATGATGTCGAGAACCTTAAATATAGTGGTGAACGCATCTCTCATTATGGTCTAAAACATGAAGTGGTGGTGACCCTTATGGATCTTCCTCCAGGGTGCGTGGGTGCGCATGATGTGGCCTTTTACGAAAAAACACTGCGCGAGATTTTAGATGCGGGAATTCCCTATGACAGTATTTGTTTTAAAGACGCCAGCGGAACATCTAGTCCCCAAAAGGTTTATGAAACCATCAAAATGGCAAAAAAACTCTTGCCAGAATCTGTACATGTAAGGCTCCATACCCATGAAACAGCAGGGGTGAGTGTGGCTTGTTATTTGGCTGCTTTGGAGGCAGGGGTGGATGGTATTGATTTGGCCGCAGCACCTGTGAGCGGTGGCACAAGTCAGCCAGATATTTTAACCATGCTTCATGCAGTCAAGGGAAAGCCTTATGACCTAGGTGGCTTGGAGCTTGAAAAGATTTTAACTTACGAAGAAGTCCTCCAAGAGTGCCTTAAAGAGTACTTTATGCCACCAGAAGCGGTGCAGGTGTCGCCACTGATTCCCTTTTCACCCATGCCTGGAGGCGCTTTGACTGCCAACACGCAGATGATGCGCGATAACAACATCTTGCACAAATTTCCTGAAGTCATTAAGGCTATGCGCGAAGTGGTAGAAAAAGGAGGCTATGGCACAAGTGTCACCCCTGTGTCACAGTTTTACTTCCAGCAAGCGTTTAATAATGTTATGTTTGGACCGTGGACAAAAATTGCAGACGGGTATGGCAAAATGGTCCTTGGCTACTTTGGAAAAACACCTGTGGCTCCCGATGCTTCCGTGGTAGATTTGGCGGCCAAGCAGTTAAAGCTAGAGCCAACAACAGAGCATGCCATTGATTTGGCCGATAAAGACGAAACAAAATCCTTGGCCCATACGCGTGCCATTCTTGAAAAAGAGGGGTTGGAGGCAACTGAGGAAAATCTCTTTATTGCGGCGGCATGTAAAGAAAAAGGAATCGCCTATTTAAAAGGTGAAGCCAAAGTTAATGTGCGTAAAAATAGTGCTCCCGCCCCTGTTTCTGTCACGCCTACTGCGCCACAAGAGACCAATCAAGAACCTTGTGCCTATACGGTTGTTGTCAATGGAAAAACCTATGCCGTGCAAGTGGCAGAAGGGGCCGATGTGGCCATTACTGCTGTTGCACCCGTTGCAACAACACAAGCAACATCTTCAGCACAAGTAGCGTCAGCGCCTTCTTCAGGAGCAACAGTGTGTGCAAGTTTGCCTGGATCTGTGTTTAAACTTCTTGTAAAAGAGGGTCAGAGTGTTGCAGAAGGAGAGGTGTTGATTGTTTTGGAAGCCATGAAAATGGAAATTGAAATTCCTTCCCCTTGCGCTGGCATTGTAAGCCAAGTGAAGGTTTCTGAGGGCCAATCGGTTGAGAATGGCCAAATTTTGATTGTATTATAG
- a CDS encoding OadG family protein, which translates to MEINLVTEGLKFMVLGITTVFLFLVLMVAILYAQSAILTTFFPQKPTPKPQQTPGSTPSSPSDETTLVAVISAAIQTFRNQKRH; encoded by the coding sequence ATGGAAATAAATCTGGTCACAGAAGGTCTCAAATTCATGGTCTTAGGCATTACGACCGTGTTTTTATTCCTGGTGTTGATGGTAGCGATACTGTACGCGCAATCGGCCATCCTAACAACGTTTTTTCCTCAAAAACCCACTCCCAAACCCCAACAAACCCCAGGGAGCACTCCATCATCCCCTAGCGATGAAACGACACTTGTAGCGGTGATTTCCGCAGCGATTCAAACATTTCGTAATCAAAAACGTCACTAA
- a CDS encoding FAD-binding and (Fe-S)-binding domain-containing protein: MTGPYRDFHASVSSVISQNRIFTDPLHTIAYGTDASFYRLVPKIVILAANASEVSLVLKEASKRNLPVVFRAAGTSLAGQAITDSILLMTSRDWKGIHVKENGTFVTMEPSVLGTSVNEKLLPYGKKIGPDPASIGSAMIGGIAANNASGMCCGTSDNSYKTLHTMQIIFHDGSELDTGCEESKKAFALSHPDLVEGVAALAKKTNENTALRDKINRKFKIKNTCGYGLNALVDFDDPYEIIQHLMIGSEGTLGFIKEITFKTVPEYKDKASALMIFKNIKDACDAIIVLKTQCRTRVENAEVDAAEIMDRAALRSVEGKDGMPPYLKDLSETATAVLVETRAVDDATLDKNIATILEKLQHIEPEIPLQFTKDVAEYTSFWKIRKGTFPAVGAVRETGTTVIIEDVAYPIESLADATLELQELFKKYGYNEAIIFGHALDGNLHFVFTQAFDTQEEIARYEAFMQEVAEQVATKYQGSLKAEHGTGRNMAPFVELEWGADAYALMKEIKALFDPNGLLNPGVILNDDPKAHLKDFKFMPATHPIVDKCIECGFCEPVCPSNVITLTPRQRIVANRHLSKLKSELDTQAYLDFKKAYQYDGIETCATCSLCSLSCPVGINTGNLTKELRSAQIGEFAQKTAGFIGSHFGATLGAMNVTLSAVKGVSSVLGENVMTGLGKGARKLTNNALPLWTASLTGGVSFKPQPQFRPDAPKVVYYSSCINRSLGNPKPQDEEASIHEITIGLLERAGYEVIIPKGVKELCCGQAFLSKGYVEEGKRKNKELEDVLRGASNNGAYPIVCDMTSCSKTARENFNGDIIMLDPIEFVLTHLKEKLTFTKIDEPVVIHAICSTRKMGLVDKFVEVANLCSTQVHVPSDVQCCGFAGDRGFNYPELNTSALRDLKANIPKGTRLAFSTNKTCEIGLSEHSGLAYRNILYLVDRCTR; this comes from the coding sequence ATGACAGGCCCTTATCGTGATTTTCATGCCTCTGTTTCTTCTGTGATTTCTCAAAATCGTATCTTCACTGACCCGCTTCACACCATTGCCTACGGGACGGATGCTTCGTTTTATCGCTTGGTGCCAAAAATTGTCATTCTTGCTGCGAATGCGAGTGAAGTCAGTTTGGTGCTCAAAGAAGCCTCAAAAAGAAACTTGCCTGTTGTTTTTCGTGCAGCAGGGACAAGCTTGGCGGGCCAAGCTATCACAGACTCCATTCTCTTAATGACTTCTAGGGACTGGAAAGGTATACATGTAAAAGAAAACGGCACCTTCGTTACAATGGAACCTTCCGTTTTGGGCACTTCTGTTAACGAGAAGCTTTTGCCTTATGGAAAGAAGATTGGTCCAGATCCTGCTTCTATCGGTTCAGCGATGATCGGAGGGATTGCGGCAAACAATGCTAGTGGTATGTGCTGTGGCACGTCTGACAACTCCTATAAGACGCTCCATACGATGCAAATTATTTTTCACGATGGCTCAGAGTTAGATACAGGGTGCGAAGAGAGCAAAAAGGCATTCGCCCTTTCTCATCCAGACCTTGTGGAGGGCGTTGCAGCACTTGCCAAAAAGACCAATGAAAACACAGCGTTGCGGGATAAAATCAACCGAAAATTTAAAATCAAAAACACCTGTGGGTATGGCCTTAATGCTCTTGTGGATTTTGACGACCCCTATGAGATCATTCAGCACCTTATGATTGGGAGTGAGGGAACGTTGGGTTTTATTAAGGAAATCACCTTTAAAACCGTTCCTGAATACAAAGATAAAGCCAGTGCGTTAATGATTTTCAAAAACATCAAAGACGCTTGTGATGCTATTATTGTCCTAAAAACCCAATGCAGAACACGGGTTGAAAACGCAGAAGTAGACGCAGCAGAAATCATGGACAGGGCTGCGTTGCGAAGCGTTGAGGGCAAAGATGGCATGCCGCCATACCTCAAAGATTTAAGTGAGACAGCTACGGCCGTGCTTGTAGAAACAAGAGCGGTAGATGATGCAACACTGGATAAAAATATCGCTACTATCTTGGAGAAGCTTCAGCACATTGAGCCAGAAATTCCCTTGCAATTTACAAAAGATGTGGCCGAGTACACCTCTTTTTGGAAAATTCGCAAAGGAACTTTCCCTGCTGTTGGCGCAGTAAGGGAGACAGGTACGACTGTTATTATCGAAGATGTGGCTTATCCTATTGAGTCTTTGGCTGATGCAACCTTGGAGCTTCAAGAGTTATTTAAAAAGTATGGCTATAACGAAGCGATTATCTTTGGACATGCGCTAGATGGCAACTTGCACTTTGTCTTCACGCAAGCCTTTGATACCCAAGAAGAGATAGCGCGCTACGAAGCATTTATGCAAGAAGTGGCTGAACAAGTGGCTACCAAGTACCAAGGAAGCCTCAAAGCAGAACACGGCACAGGACGCAACATGGCGCCGTTTGTTGAGCTTGAATGGGGCGCGGATGCTTACGCGCTTATGAAAGAAATTAAGGCACTTTTTGACCCCAATGGGTTACTTAACCCAGGCGTTATTTTAAACGATGACCCTAAAGCGCACTTGAAAGATTTTAAATTTATGCCCGCAACCCATCCGATTGTCGACAAGTGCATCGAGTGTGGATTTTGTGAGCCTGTGTGTCCTTCTAATGTTATCACATTAACACCACGCCAACGAATTGTGGCCAATCGTCACCTTTCAAAACTCAAAAGCGAGCTGGATACGCAAGCATATTTGGATTTCAAAAAAGCGTACCAGTACGATGGCATAGAGACCTGTGCTACATGTTCGCTGTGCTCCCTCTCGTGCCCCGTTGGCATCAACACAGGCAATCTTACCAAAGAGTTGCGTAGCGCTCAAATTGGGGAATTTGCGCAAAAAACAGCTGGGTTTATCGGATCGCACTTTGGAGCAACGCTGGGTGCAATGAACGTCACCTTAAGCGCCGTAAAAGGAGTGAGTTCCGTATTGGGTGAAAATGTGATGACAGGACTTGGTAAAGGCGCAAGAAAACTAACAAACAATGCTTTGCCTTTGTGGACAGCAAGTCTCACGGGAGGCGTTTCCTTTAAACCACAGCCTCAGTTTCGTCCTGATGCACCCAAGGTGGTTTATTACTCTTCATGTATTAATCGCTCTCTTGGAAATCCAAAACCGCAAGACGAAGAGGCCAGCATCCATGAAATTACCATTGGACTCTTGGAGCGCGCGGGGTATGAAGTTATTATTCCAAAAGGGGTCAAAGAGCTGTGTTGTGGCCAAGCTTTTTTGAGCAAAGGGTACGTGGAAGAGGGGAAACGCAAAAATAAAGAACTCGAAGACGTGTTGCGAGGTGCTAGCAATAATGGGGCTTATCCTATTGTTTGTGATATGACTTCGTGCAGTAAAACAGCACGCGAGAATTTTAATGGCGATATTATCATGCTTGACCCTATCGAATTTGTTTTGACACACCTCAAAGAGAAGCTTACCTTTACGAAAATTGACGAACCCGTGGTGATTCACGCTATTTGTTCAACGCGAAAAATGGGCTTAGTGGATAAATTTGTTGAGGTGGCTAACTTGTGTTCAACACAAGTACATGTACCCTCAGACGTACAGTGTTGTGGTTTTGCGGGAGACCGTGGGTTTAACTATCCTGAGTTAAACACTTCGGCCTTACGCGATTTGAAAGCCAATATTCCCAAGGGAACACGCTTGGCCTTTTCGACCAATAAAACCTGTGAAATTGGCCTTAGTGAGCACAGTGGGCTGGCTTATCGTAACATCTTGTATTTGGTGGACCGTTGTACTAGGTAA
- a CDS encoding TRAP transporter large permease, translating into MVGIIMFFAALAMLALGFPVAFTFGAVSVFFAMIGGVVESLQYGGTIAEGFGIGKDMFGFMPFRVFSIMQNTILMAVPLFVLMGIILQKTKLAERLLESMGFLFGEIRGGIAISTVLVGALLAASTGVVGASVVAMGVISLPVMLKYGYNKELATGTICAAGTLGQIIPPSIVLIILGDVFQVPVGDLFKGALFPGLALVGAYILFILVIAFIKKEVAPPITIVSQESKLKQVLNALLAVIPPLVLIVMVLGSIFAGIATPTESSAVGCIGAIGLAVLYRTFSFKMLHEAALETVKVTAMVFGILIGATAFSMVFSYTGGEEIVEEFMLSLPGEKWGFIILSMIAILVLGFFIDFVEISYIIVPILVPIADAIGINPVWFAILIAMNLQTSFLTPPFGFSLFYLKGVSPPEVKTVHIYRGVLPFILIQIAVLVVLMFYPEWFGISVMQ; encoded by the coding sequence ATGGTAGGCATTATCATGTTTTTTGCCGCTTTGGCAATGCTAGCACTTGGGTTTCCTGTGGCGTTTACCTTTGGGGCGGTGTCGGTGTTTTTTGCCATGATTGGTGGCGTGGTGGAATCGTTGCAGTACGGTGGAACCATCGCAGAGGGGTTTGGTATTGGGAAAGATATGTTTGGCTTCATGCCATTTCGAGTTTTTTCTATTATGCAAAATACCATCTTAATGGCAGTCCCACTTTTTGTTTTGATGGGTATTATTTTGCAAAAAACCAAACTGGCCGAACGTCTTTTGGAATCCATGGGCTTTTTGTTTGGGGAGATTCGTGGCGGCATTGCTATTAGCACCGTGCTCGTGGGAGCACTTTTGGCTGCGTCTACGGGTGTTGTAGGGGCAAGCGTGGTAGCGATGGGAGTAATTTCGTTACCGGTTATGCTTAAATACGGCTACAACAAAGAACTTGCCACAGGAACCATTTGTGCCGCAGGCACCTTGGGCCAAATCATTCCGCCTTCGATTGTGTTGATTATTTTAGGGGATGTGTTTCAAGTTCCCGTAGGAGATTTGTTTAAAGGCGCCCTTTTTCCTGGCCTTGCTTTGGTGGGAGCTTATATTCTTTTTATTTTGGTGATTGCTTTTATTAAAAAAGAAGTTGCGCCACCTATTACGATTGTGAGTCAAGAAAGTAAGCTTAAGCAAGTGCTTAACGCTCTTTTGGCTGTTATTCCTCCTTTGGTGTTAATTGTTATGGTGCTCGGGTCTATTTTTGCAGGGATCGCTACGCCCACGGAGTCTTCGGCAGTAGGGTGTATTGGCGCCATAGGGCTTGCAGTTTTATACCGCACGTTTTCTTTTAAGATGCTTCATGAAGCGGCTTTAGAGACCGTTAAAGTAACCGCTATGGTATTTGGGATTTTGATTGGTGCTACTGCTTTTTCGATGGTTTTTTCTTATACCGGTGGTGAGGAGATTGTGGAAGAGTTTATGTTAAGCCTTCCTGGGGAAAAATGGGGCTTTATTATTTTGTCTATGATTGCTATTTTGGTGCTAGGGTTTTTCATTGATTTTGTTGAGATCTCTTACATCATCGTTCCTATTTTAGTGCCTATTGCAGATGCTATTGGGATTAATCCTGTGTGGTTTGCTATTTTGATTGCTATGAACTTGCAAACCTCCTTTCTTACGCCGCCTTTTGGGTTTAGCTTGTTTTATCTCAAGGGTGTTTCACCGCCAGAGGTAAAGACTGTTCATATTTATCGAGGCGTTTTGCCTTTTATCCTCATTCAAATTGCTGTTTTGGTGGTGTTGATGTTTTATCCTGAGTGGTTTGGTATCAGCGTTATGCAGTAG
- a CDS encoding TRAP transporter small permease subunit: MLERMERFFDTLANWIGHACGILMSIMMLNVFYNVVMRYFFKTGSIGMQELEWHFFSLIILFGISYALKEDAHVRVDVIYDRLQPKRKALINIFGAIVFIVPISVLIATGSTEFVLEAYRSNEGSGDPGGLPFRWIIKGMIPLSFYLLLFINLGFIIKNINLYRAHSCPTKEA, translated from the coding sequence ATGTTGGAGCGAATGGAGCGTTTTTTTGATACGCTCGCCAATTGGATTGGTCATGCGTGTGGAATTTTGATGAGCATTATGATGTTAAATGTCTTTTACAACGTGGTAATGCGGTACTTTTTTAAAACGGGTTCCATTGGAATGCAAGAGCTTGAGTGGCACTTCTTTTCTCTGATTATTCTTTTTGGCATCTCTTACGCACTCAAAGAAGATGCCCACGTTCGCGTTGATGTTATCTACGACAGGCTTCAGCCAAAAAGAAAAGCACTGATTAATATATTTGGTGCGATTGTTTTCATCGTTCCCATTTCTGTGTTGATTGCTACAGGTTCAACAGAGTTTGTGTTAGAAGCTTATCGTAGTAATGAGGGCAGTGGTGATCCTGGCGGACTTCCGTTTCGTTGGATTATCAAAGGGATGATTCCGTTGTCCTTTTATCTTTTGCTTTTCATTAATCTTGGCTTTATTATTAAAAACATTAATCTTTACCGGGCCCATTCTTGCCCAACTAAGGAGGCATAA
- a CDS encoding TRAP transporter substrate-binding protein produces MQYWRRIVATLVLAVAVLTSASASERKIVWKLAMTWGGTLHPFTTSVESMAKMVETMSDGNFIIRIDSANRHKSPFGVLDMVKAGQYEMAHSASYYWKGKDVNLLPFTSMPFGMTAPEQYAWFYYGGGMELMQKAYAPHNMYSFPGGNTGAQMGGWFRKEIKTLEDLKGLKMRIPGFAGEVLAELGTVVTNIAPGELYTALERGTIDALEWVGPGMDIKLGFHKVAPYYYTGWHEPATELQYLVNQKAYEALPEKYKEMLRVAMRVAAYDMYALNYHESSEAWAQIATEFPHIKIETFSPEIMNAMKAANQKLLKEMSDANPLFKEAMESQAQYLKKVRVWTKMSDFDYLKDNL; encoded by the coding sequence ATGCAATATTGGAGACGCATTGTTGCCACACTTGTGTTGGCTGTTGCAGTGCTCACGAGCGCAAGCGCTTCGGAGCGCAAAATTGTATGGAAGTTGGCAATGACATGGGGCGGAACCTTGCACCCCTTTACCACTTCGGTTGAGAGTATGGCCAAAATGGTTGAGACGATGAGTGATGGCAATTTTATCATTCGCATTGATTCAGCCAATCGGCACAAATCGCCTTTTGGAGTGTTGGACATGGTTAAGGCGGGGCAATATGAGATGGCCCATTCTGCTTCTTATTATTGGAAGGGGAAAGACGTTAACCTCCTGCCGTTTACGAGCATGCCCTTTGGCATGACGGCACCTGAGCAATACGCGTGGTTTTACTATGGTGGAGGCATGGAGCTTATGCAAAAAGCCTATGCGCCACACAACATGTACTCTTTTCCAGGCGGAAACACAGGTGCGCAAATGGGTGGTTGGTTTCGCAAAGAAATCAAAACTCTTGAAGATTTAAAGGGACTCAAAATGCGTATCCCCGGCTTTGCAGGAGAGGTTTTAGCAGAACTTGGTACGGTGGTTACTAACATCGCACCAGGTGAGCTTTACACAGCTCTTGAGCGGGGAACCATTGATGCCCTTGAGTGGGTTGGACCAGGTATGGATATTAAGCTTGGATTTCACAAAGTGGCGCCATATTACTATACAGGGTGGCATGAGCCTGCAACTGAACTTCAGTACTTGGTAAATCAAAAAGCTTACGAGGCACTCCCAGAAAAATACAAAGAGATGCTACGCGTGGCTATGCGTGTCGCTGCGTATGACATGTATGCACTCAACTACCATGAGAGTTCTGAGGCATGGGCGCAAATTGCGACAGAATTTCCTCACATCAAGATTGAAACATTTTCTCCAGAGATTATGAATGCCATGAAAGCAGCCAACCAAAAGCTTCTCAAAGAGATGTCGGATGCAAATCCTCTTTTTAAAGAAGCCATGGAGTCTCAGGCGCAATACTTGAAAAAAGTTCGTGTTTGGACTAAAATGTCGGACTTTGATTACCTTAAAGACAATCTTTAG
- a CDS encoding response regulator transcription factor gives MKILLLEDNTRLNATITKRLSAKGFDVDSFEDGAAAYEAVDNGYGCYVLDINVPSLDGIELLKRIREYYPYTPVIIISSSVELETIRDSYHFGCSDYIKKPFFVDELEIKIEKLCNVTNDIVTFGDSYSFDALSSILEHQGERERLSKKERLLLGLFLSDQGKVVSYEKIQSIVWEGNFASLDSIRSLIRRLRKKIPENYIETVVDIGYLFNPPKA, from the coding sequence ATGAAAATATTACTCTTGGAAGACAACACGAGACTCAATGCTACCATTACCAAGCGCCTTAGTGCCAAGGGTTTTGACGTGGATAGTTTTGAGGATGGAGCTGCTGCTTATGAGGCGGTGGACAATGGCTATGGTTGTTATGTGTTGGATATTAATGTCCCTTCACTTGATGGTATTGAATTGCTAAAACGTATTCGAGAGTACTATCCTTATACCCCTGTAATTATTATTAGTTCCAGTGTCGAGCTTGAAACCATTCGTGATTCATACCATTTTGGTTGCAGTGACTACATTAAAAAACCTTTTTTTGTGGATGAGCTGGAGATAAAAATTGAAAAACTGTGCAATGTCACCAACGATATTGTTACCTTTGGTGACAGCTATAGTTTTGATGCATTGTCGAGCATTTTAGAGCACCAAGGGGAGCGTGAACGGCTCTCCAAAAAAGAACGTCTTTTGCTAGGGCTTTTCTTGAGTGACCAAGGAAAGGTGGTTTCCTATGAGAAAATACAATCAATCGTTTGGGAAGGAAACTTTGCCAGCCTGGACTCCATACGCTCACTTATTCGCAGATTACGAAAAAAAATCCCCGAAAATTACATTGAAACAGTAGTGGATATCGGCTATTTGTTCAACCCTCCAAAGGCGTAA